A genomic stretch from Sulfurimonas sediminis includes:
- a CDS encoding enoyl-ACP reductase gives MKDKTLFISGGTRGIGKAIVYAFAKEGCNVAFTYASSADTANEIIADIEATHGVKCRAYKLDILEPNTYKDVYKEFDEDFDRLDYFISNAIISGRAVVGGFGPFMRLKPKGLNNIYTATVDAFVVGAQEAAKRMEKTGGGSIISMSSTGNLVYTPNYAGHGTNKAAVEAMVRYAAAELGEKNIRVNAVSGGPIDTDALKAFPNYEEVKAEVVRRSPLSRMGVPEDLTGACKFLCSDEASWLTGQTIVIDGGTTFQ, from the coding sequence ATGAAAGATAAAACTCTTTTTATAAGCGGTGGAACTCGCGGAATCGGCAAGGCAATCGTCTATGCTTTTGCAAAAGAAGGCTGTAATGTTGCCTTTACCTATGCTTCAAGTGCCGATACGGCAAATGAAATCATTGCCGATATTGAAGCAACTCACGGAGTAAAATGCCGTGCTTACAAACTTGACATCTTGGAGCCAAATACCTACAAAGATGTTTACAAGGAGTTTGACGAAGATTTTGACAGACTTGACTATTTCATATCCAATGCAATCATCTCTGGACGTGCCGTTGTGGGTGGATTTGGACCGTTTATGCGCTTGAAACCAAAAGGTTTAAACAATATCTATACGGCAACAGTTGATGCCTTTGTCGTAGGTGCCCAGGAAGCTGCCAAAAGAATGGAAAAAACAGGCGGAGGCAGTATCATTTCAATGAGTTCTACCGGTAATCTTGTCTACACACCAAACTATGCAGGACACGGCACAAACAAAGCCGCCGTAGAAGCGATGGTACGCTATGCTGCTGCTGAACTTGGTGAGAAAAATATTCGTGTCAATGCAGTAAGCGGCGGACCGATTGACACTGATGCCCTGAAAGCATTTCCAAATTATGAAGAAGTTAAAGCCGAAGTTGTCAGACGTTCACCGCTTTCTCGCATGGGTGTGCCTGAAGATTTAACAGGAGCATGTAAATTTTTATGTTCAGATGAAGCATCTTGGCTTACGGGACAGACGATAGTAATCGACGGAGGAACTACCTTTCAGTAA